From the genome of Ptychodera flava strain L36383 chromosome 20, AS_Pfla_20210202, whole genome shotgun sequence, one region includes:
- the LOC139120357 gene encoding protein FRA10AC1 homolog, with protein MAEELDLARAFLGGDYGSEFEYDGDAEKKKESRHDLATKPSKSSTSGVPSKHELAKEYDRQEGRNQRFHYLSLDAYARHKQFVNNYLLYYGGSLDDFKRSTANDKTDLDVIREHHKFLWNEDDDTDTWAKNLSKKYWDKLFKEYTISDLSRYKENKIALRWRVEKEVIEGKGQFECGNKKCKEREGLRTWEVNFGYIEHGEKKNALVKLRLCPECSYKLNYHHKRREVTKQVMRKATASAVEKISGKRRHSKHKKKHKRKHKHKHHKKKKKRKRTDESDSDSESSSSDSESEEDEETNRAGTSKSVHDVSRVSESEAWSGPAKVTEEKSREDEFDEYFEDMFL; from the exons ATGGCTGAAGAGCTCGACTTGGCACGG GCATTTCTCGGAGGTGATTATGGATCAGAATTTGAATATGATGGTGACGCTGAGAAAAAGAAAGA ATCAAGACATGACCTAGCAACTAAACCAAGCAAGTCTTCAACAAGTGGAGTTCCATCAAAGCATGAGCTCGCCAAGGAATATGACAG ACAAGAAGGAAGAAATCAAAGGTTTCATTATCTCTCACTTGATGCT TATGCCCGTCACAAACAGTTTGTGAATAATTATCTGCTGTACTATGGTGGTTCCCTTGATGACTTTAAACGATCTAC TGCAAATGACAAGACAGATCTGGATGTCATCAGGGAACATCATAAATTCCTATGGAATGAGGATGATGATACCGACACGTGGGCCAAGAACCTTTCTAAGAAATACTGGGACAAACTGTTCAAGGAGTACACAATATCAGATCTCAGCagatacaaagaaaacaag ATTGCTCTGAGATGGAGGGTGGAGAAAGAAGTGatagagggcaaaggtcaattTGAATGCGGTAACAAGAAGTGTAAAGAAAGAGAGGGTCTGAGGACATGGGAGGTCAACTTTGGGTACATAGAACATGGTGAAAAGAAAAATGCTCTTGTGAAACTCA GATTGTGTCCTGAATGCTCGTACAAATTAAACTACCACCACAAGAGAAGAGAAGTCACCAAGCAGGTGATGCGGAAAGCGACAGCTTCTGCCGTGGAAAAGATCAGCGGTAAACGAAGACACAGTAAACACAAGAAGAAAcacaaaagaaaacacaaacacaaacatcacaagaagaagaagaaaagaaagcGAACTGATGAGAGTGATTCAGATTCTGAGAGTTCATCCAGTGATTCAGAGTCAGAAGAGGATGAAGAAACAAACAGAGCTGGCACTTCAAAAA GTGTACATGATGTAAGCCGAGTGTCTGAGAGTGAAGCATGGAGTGGTCCTGCCAAGGTTACAGAAGAAAAGTCAAG GGAAGATGagtttgatgaatattttgaagacatgttCCTGTAA
- the LOC139120359 gene encoding exosome complex component CSL4-like isoform X1, whose amino-acid sequence MAAPRICVPGERLGSLDQYEASSGTYTRHGDVYSSLAGYVSVTKQSNGKLPLLEVLKEEQQIVIPEVGSIVTVKITNVSTRFCKCIILCVADMPLKENFRGMIRKEDVRATEKDRVEMYKSFRPGDIVIAKVLSLGDAQSYLLTTAENELGVVLAQSEAGVNMIPISWCEMQCPKTHIKEFRKVAKVQPQHILAS is encoded by the exons ATGGCTGCGCCCAGGATATGTGTGCCCG GAGAAAGACTCGGTAGTTTAGACCAGTATGAAGCCAGCAGTGGAACCTACACTAGACATGGAGATGTCTATTCATCATTAGCTGGATATGTTTCTGTGACAAAGCAATCCAATGGGAAG TTACCACTTCTTGAAGTACTGAAAGAGGAACAGCAAATAGTGATACCAGAAGTAGGATCAATAGTCACAGTCAAG ATAACCAATGTAAGTACAAGATTCTGCAAGTGTATCATATTGTGTGTAGCAGACATGCCACTCAAAGAAAATTTCAGAGGGATGATCCGGAAGGAAGACGTTCGGGCAACGGAAAAAGACAGAGTAGAAATGTACAAGAGTTTCcgacctggagatattgtaataGCCAAAGTC CTGTCTTTGGGCGATGCCCAGTCTTATCTCTTAACAACAGCAGAGAATGAACTGGGTGTAGTGTTGGCGCAGAGTGAAGCTG GAGTCAACATGATCCCAATTAGTTGGTGTGAGATGCAGTGTCCTAAAACACACATCAAAGAATTCAGAAAAGTCGCCAAAGTACAGCCACAACACATCTTGGCAAGCTAG
- the LOC139120359 gene encoding exosome complex component CSL4-like isoform X2, translating to MAAPRICVPGERLGSLDQYEASSGTYTRHGDVYSSLAGYVSVTKQSNGKITNVSTRFCKCIILCVADMPLKENFRGMIRKEDVRATEKDRVEMYKSFRPGDIVIAKVLSLGDAQSYLLTTAENELGVVLAQSEAGVNMIPISWCEMQCPKTHIKEFRKVAKVQPQHILAS from the exons ATGGCTGCGCCCAGGATATGTGTGCCCG GAGAAAGACTCGGTAGTTTAGACCAGTATGAAGCCAGCAGTGGAACCTACACTAGACATGGAGATGTCTATTCATCATTAGCTGGATATGTTTCTGTGACAAAGCAATCCAATGGGAAG ATAACCAATGTAAGTACAAGATTCTGCAAGTGTATCATATTGTGTGTAGCAGACATGCCACTCAAAGAAAATTTCAGAGGGATGATCCGGAAGGAAGACGTTCGGGCAACGGAAAAAGACAGAGTAGAAATGTACAAGAGTTTCcgacctggagatattgtaataGCCAAAGTC CTGTCTTTGGGCGATGCCCAGTCTTATCTCTTAACAACAGCAGAGAATGAACTGGGTGTAGTGTTGGCGCAGAGTGAAGCTG GAGTCAACATGATCCCAATTAGTTGGTGTGAGATGCAGTGTCCTAAAACACACATCAAAGAATTCAGAAAAGTCGCCAAAGTACAGCCACAACACATCTTGGCAAGCTAG
- the LOC139120358 gene encoding uncharacterized protein C6orf163 homolog, whose amino-acid sequence MPREQERDRALSPRYDGMPLRYEDSKPVQVQAYTHRTIVDIGDVIQKDVEKQFDKDRENAVEAAKQEVWKEAETIKEEALEKCRQHALVEKEKAIKALQKAHEKEIKEEILRVEGELQRETIEQVKAEREAGEKRLHDAVTKTRKEGEIAKTKAVAEAREEEIKIAKDMAEKVAKQVAQKEKETAEAAATDKKQVLAELKAKLVREKELAVAEAIRRERKVAADELARVKGEHANHVTHLEQQIRTHYDNHQQALRVISKLGEDKQHMREKYDDLKKEFQNFINKCDGFDEGQADFLLK is encoded by the exons ATGCCGCGGGAGCAAGAAAGAGACCGCGCACTTTCTCCGCGGTATGATGGAATGCCACTCCGATACGAAGATAGCAAACCCGTCCAGGTGCAAGCCTACACGCACAGAACTATTGTAG ATATTGGTGATGTCATACAGAAAGATGTAGAGAAGCAATTCGACAAAGACAGGGAAAATGCTGTGGAGGCGGCAAAACAAGAAGTCTGGAAAGAAGCTGAAACAATCAAAGAGGAAGCCCTTGAGAAGTGTAGACAGCACGCATTAGTTGAAAAGGAGAAAGCCATAAAAGCTTTGCAGAAAGCCCATGAAAAAGAAATTAAG GAAGAAATTCTGAGAGTTGAAGGGGAGTTGCAGAGAGAAACGATAGAACAGGTGAAAGCCGAGAGAGAAGCTGGTGAAAAGAGACTCCATGATGCAGTTACTAAGACAAGAAAAGAAGGAGAAATAGCCAAGACAAAGGCAGTGGCTGAAGCACGAGAGgaagaaataaaaattgcaaaggATATGGCTGAGAAAGTGGCAAA GCAAGTAGCACAGAAGGAAAAGGAAACTGCAGAAGCGGCTGCAACTGACAAAAAACAAGTGCTGGCAGAATTGAAAGCCAAGTTAGTTAGAGAAAAAGAACTCGCTGTTGCAGAAGCCATTAGGAGGGAAAGGAAAGTGGCCGCCGATGAGCTTGCCAGGGTCAAAGGTGAACATGCAAATCATGTGACCCACCTTGAACAACAAATCaggactcattatgataatcaCCAGCAGGCACTGAGAGTTATTTCCAAGCTGGGAGAGGACAAGCAGCATATGAGAGAAAAATACGATGACCTAAAGAAAGAATTCCAGAATTTCATCAACAAATGTGACGGTTTTGATGAGGGGCAAGcagattttcttttgaagtaG